The Erwinia sorbitola nucleotide sequence GTGTTTCCGTCATCACCACGCGGCCGCTGCGGCCTGCGGTATAGGTTAGTGACATCATATGCTCTTCACGACTGAAGTCAGCCAACGCATCAGCCACCATAAATGGCTTGATGTTGCGCATAAAAGCGTCAGTTGCCGTGGTCAGGCAGCCAATGTGGGCGTATACGCCGCAGATGATCAGCTGATCGCGTCCGGTTTCATTGAGGATCGATTCGAGCGGTGAGCGATGGAACGCGCTGTAACGCCATTTCACCAGCACCTGGTCATCCTCATCTGGTGCCAGTGCGGCCACCACTTTTTGCTGGTCAGGATGTTTGTTAAGGCCTGGCCCCCACATATCATTCAGCAGGGCGCGGTCTTCGGCACTTTGCTCATTCGGCTGTGCGGTATAAAACACCGGTATCCCCTGGGATTTGCAGTAGGCGCGCAGCCGGGCAATATTCGCCACTACCTGCTCGATCAGCGGACTGTTATCGCCCCAGAAATTGAGGAAATACTCCTGCATATCGTGGATCAGCAGCGCAGCGCGGGCTGGTTCAAACGCCCAGTTTACTTTGTTGGTCGGCAGTTCGGCTGCCGTCGGCAGCGTGTAAGAATTCAGTTTTGGAATAGCCATCAAATATATCTCCTGAAAAAATTATCCGTTCTGCTGAGTGGCCAGCTGCTGGCGCAGGCGTTTCTTGTCCACTTTGCCCACCGGGGTAAGCGGCAGCTCATCGACACACTCAATACGATCCGGCAGTTTGAACTCTGCCACGCCCAGCTCACGCAGATGACGGCGCAATACCACTGGTTTCAGTGCACGACGTGCAACAATAAACGCACAGCTTTTCTCACCCATCAGGCTGTCTTCCATGGATACCAGAGCGGCATGGATCACTTCATCATGACGCAGCAGCAGGTTTTCGATCTCTTCTGCGGCGATCTTCTCGCCACCACGGTTGATCTGATCTTTCTCGCGGCCCTGAACGGTGATATAGCCATCAGCCGCAATGGCGATCAGGTCGCCAGAACAGTAGAAGCCTTCTTCGTCAAAGCTGGCGGCATTGTGCTCCGGGCTGTTGTAGTAGCCGCGAAAGGTGTAAGGACCACGGGTCATCAGGCGGCCGGTTTCACCCGCAGGCAGCGGATTACCATTCTCATCTGCCACCCACACTTCGTCATCTTCAGAGATGGGGCAGCCCTGAGTGGTGAGGATATGCTGCTGGTCGTCATCAAGACGGGTGTAATTGACCAGGCCTTCAGCCATGCCAAAGACCTGTTGAAGCTGGCAGCCAATTTCAGTCTGGATACGTGCTGCCAGCGATTCGCTGAGTTTAGCGCCGCCGACCTGAAGCAGCTCCAGCGAGGCCAGTGCGCGGTTGCTGCCCCATTCCTGAATTGCCTGTAACCACAGGCTGACAGCCGGAGGAACCAGAGCCGCAACGTTAACCTGATGCTGTTCAATCAGCGGGAAGCAGAGGTTAGCACTCGGGTCATTTGCCATTACCACACAGCCGCCTGCGTAGAACACACCGAGGGAGCCAGGTGAGCTCATCGCATAGTTATGGGCAGCAGGCAGGGCGTTCAGGTAACGCGTGTGCGGGTTAAATTCACAGATCTCAACGCTGCCACGAATGCTGTAGTAGTAATCATTGTGAGTGCGCGGGATCAGCTTCGGCGTGCCGGTGCTGCCACCGGAAAGCTGGAAGAAAGCCACTTCATCGGCGGCAGACGGGCTGGCGATAAAACCGGTGGCATCTGCATCAATCAGGCCAGAGAGTGAGAGCGTAACGCTGTTCTCGTTATGCAGTGCCACCACTTTCAGCGCGGGTATCTCCTGCTGAAGCTGATGGAGGTAATCATCGTTGCTGAACAGGCTGTGCTGGCGATCGGCAATCAGCAGCGCAGGCTGAATTTGCAGCGCATAAGCGCTCAGTTCGTTGCGCTGATGGCTGAACAGGGCATTGACAGGCGCGACGCCTATCTTCAGCAGAGCAAAAAACGTTACGTAAAATTCCGCTACGTTACCCAGCTGCACCAGCGCAGTATCACCTGATTTTAATCCACGACGTTGCAGTGAAGCGGCCAGACGATCTGATTGCTGATCCAGATCGTGATAGCGGAAGCGGCGTGCGCCATCGATGACGGCAATTGCGCTGCTGTCAGCGTGGCGGTACAGAATGTCCGTTAACGGCAGATCCAGCCAGTACCCTTTAGCACGATACTTTGCGGCCAGATCGTCCGGCCAGCGAGAATAAGAGATGGTCATGACAGCGCTCTTTAGTTCAGGCCAAATGCCCGAAGCATGGTGTTTAGTTTGACGCCGGTTTCCCGCCATTCCGATTCCGGACTGGAGGCCGGGACGATACCTGCACCGGCGAACAGACGTACGCGGTTACCGTTGACTTTGCCGCAGCGGATGGTGACTACCCACTCACCGTTGCCGTGCTCATCGCACCAGCCGACGATGCCGCCAAACAGACCGCGGTTGAACGGCTCCAGCTCGGCGATCAGTTGCTGCGCGGTGGTGTGAGGGAAGCCGCTGAGGGCCGGGGTCGGATGCAGCAGACAGGCCAGCGATAGTGCAGTGTCAGCCTTCTGGCTTACTTCGCCTTCAATGGCCGTGCCCAGATGCCAGAGCGTCGACGTGGTCAGCAGCTCCGGCGTGGCTGGCAGTGCAAGGTGAGCGCTGCGGGGATGCAGCACATCGCGCATGGCATCGGTTACCAGCTTATGTTCATAGCGGTCTTTAGTGGACGCCATCAGCTGTTGCCCTGCCAGACGATCTTTCTCCGTATCGCTTTCACGACGGGCTGAACCAGCCAGGGGGTGGGTGTAGTAGCGGCTGTCATGCTTACGCATCAGCAGCTCAGGGCTGGCGCCCAGCAGAGAACCCCCTTCAGGAAGGGCAACGTGGAAGTTGTAGCTTCCGGGGTTCTGCGTCATCAGGCGAGTCATCAGATTAGCGATATCGATCTGCTCTGTGGTGACGATTTCCATCAGACGTGATAGCACCACTTTATCCAGCTGTTGTGCAGCCGTGGCGGCAACGGCCTTACTGACCATCTGCATAAATGCTTCCTGCTCCGGCAGGGCAGTGCGGCGTACGATCTCAGGAAGCTCACTCCTGGGGGGCCCCATTTGCTGTAAAAACGCTTTGCGATCGAAATACTGGCTGGATTCAGGGATAAACAGGGAAGACGGCTGGCTGGCATCGAAGGGAATCGCCCCAACGAGTACCGGATGGGCAATTCCCTGGCGTTTCGCATCAAGGAATCGCTGCTGGATCTCTTGTTGAAATCCACTTTGTAGTGACTCTCCACCGAATGCCGGAGTAGTGACGGTGGTAAAGCAGCCTTGTGCTGCCAGGCTGCGCCATGGTGACATATAGAAAAAGCCACTGGCGGCGGCCTGTGAGGCAAACTGTAGCGTACTTTCTGACGTTAACGATTCCATCTTGCATCCTCATTTAAATGATAAACGTAGTAATAACCATTATCATTTGCTTTCAGGTGCAGTAAGCTACGTCGATTATTGTAGAGTGTCAATAAAGGTAAATTAATTTAGTTATCGTAAAGTGCTGCTTACACAATATCCCATGCCTGGCAGATAAAAAGTGCCAGCTGCGGGCGAGATCCAGCGTGTGAACTTACGCAAAGGTAAGCATTGCTGATTGAATATCCGTGGAATAGATGAGGGTTTTGCGATAGAGGCAGGTAAATTAGCCGAGATTCTCAGGTAACCAGCAGCTAGCATTGAGTCCACTACGGTCACTGCGATTAGTCAGACTGAGCTCACCATGATGAATTTGCACAATGCGCTGAACGATATTCAGACCTAAGCCACTTCCGCCATAGCGTTGATCCATGCGGCGGAAAGCCTTGATGGCATCGTTCACCGCAGCGGCATCAATGCCTGTACCTTCATCGCGCACAGTAGCCCGGCTGCCGTCCTTGTCATCTTCCAGCAGCAGCGTGATAGTGCTGCCTTCGGGACTGTAGCGTGAGGCGTTCTCCAGCAGGTTACGCAGCATCAGTCTCAACAGTACCGCATCTCCCTGTACCGTGCGCACGGTTGTACTGGTGACAATAAGCTGCTGTTGCCGCAGAGCCAGCAGCTCGTCCATTTCCTGCCGTAGAGGGTCAATAATATCGTGCCAGTTCAGGGTCTGATAATGGCCGCTTGCCAGGGCCTGACCGGCGCGTGACAGCATTAAAAGTTGCTCAATAACGTGCATCAGCTGATCGATACGTTCAACCAGCATTGGCCCCTGTTTCACCCCTTCCTGTTCCAGCAGTTCAAGATGCAAACGCAGGCCCGCCAGCGGCGTGCGCAGTTCGTGTGCCGCATCGGCAGTGAACAGTCGCTCCTGCTGTAGCGTATGGTCAAGACGACCAAGCAGCTGGTTTAATGCGCCGGTAACAGCCACGATCTCATCCATTTCAGAGTAGAGCGGCAGGGGTGAGAGATTGTCAGCAGAGCGTGTTACCAGGCTTGTTTGCAGTGCGCGCAGCGGGCGAATAATCCAGCTGATTGCCCAGAAAGAGAGCAGAAGGGTAAAGCCCACCATCACCAGAGAAGGCAGAAGCAGGGAGGCGATGGCTTCGCGGATTTCATTCTCCACCTGCTCATTACGGGCGTGGGCAGAGAGTGTTTCATTGACCAGAAAACTGATTTGTTCGCGACTTTCGTGCCATAGCCAGAAGGCGCTCATCAGCTGACAGCTCATCAGGATCAACGCCAGCATTATCATTAAACGCCGACGCATGCTGTTCATTTACGTTCTTCCAGGCGGTAGCCAACGCCACGCACCGTTTTAATCCGATCTTTACCCAGCTTGCGCCGCAGATTATGGATATGAACCTCGAGCGTATTAGAGCCGGTATCATCCTGCCAGCTGTAGAGATCCTGCTGGAGTGTCTCCCGGTGAACCGTCTGGCCGATACGCATCAGTAAACGCGTCAGCAGGGAAAACTCTTTGGGCGTTACCTCCACAGGCAGCGCATCAACGACAACCTGCTGGGAGGAGAGGTTGAGCGCGATATCGCCATGCTGGAGCAGGTTATCGCTTTTGCCCTGGTAGCGGCGGATCAGTGCGCGGACGCGCGCTTTCAGCTCAACCAGCGCAAAAGGTTTAATCAGATAGTCATCCGCTCCGGCGTCGAGACCGTCAACACGATCGGATAATGCATCCCTTGCTGTCAGGATCAACACGGGCAGATCGATCTGCTCTTTGCGCCACTGCCGCAGCAGGTCGGCACCGTCACGATCCGGCAGCCCGAGATCCAGTACGATCAGGCTGTACTGACCGCTGTTAACATACGCAGTGGCCTGCGCTGCGCTGGCAGCACAATCAACAGCATAGCCTTCACCGGTAAGGGCAAGGGCTAATCCTTGTTGCAGCAGCGTATCATCTTCAACGATCAGTATTTTCATCGGCTCAGTTGTTCTGGTAAACGTCTTTATACAGACGGCTTTCGAAGCGAACCAAAGGAATGCGACGCTGGCGCTGATCTTCCGGCGGTACAGCATATCCGGATAAGAACTGCACAAAAGCAACGCGCTTGCCGCTGGCAGTGGTCATAAAGCCAGCCAGGTTGTACACACCTTGCAAGGAACCAGTTTTTGCCGACACTTTGCCGTCAACACCTGCTTCATGCAGACCGCCACGATAGCGTAAAGTGCCGTCATAGCCCGCCAGTGGCAGCATTGAAATATAATTTAACTGTTCATCATTCTGTGCAATATATTGTAGCACCTGCATCATAGTTGCAGGGGAAATCAGATCGTGGCGCGACAGCCCGGATCCATCTACCTGTATACTATTGCCCAGATCGATATTGGCCTTCTGACGCAGAATCTGACGCACCGCATCCGATCCGGCACGCCAGGTGCCTGGTACACCAAAGCGCTCGTGGCCGATAGTGCGGAAAACGGTGTCAGCGATCATATTGTCGGATTTCTTCAGCATAATCTTCAGCAGATCGTGCAGCGGGGCCGACTGCGCCTCAGCCAGCACCGTGCCAGGCTGCGTGACCTGAGTCTGCCTTACCAGATGGCCGGTGTAGTCAATACCTGCATTTTGCAATTCTGCTTTCAGGATTGCTCCCGCATAGCTGGCCCCATCCTGAATGGCAAACGCGAGCGGTAATGGTTCAGAACGCTGCGTCAGACAGCCGGTCAGGGTGAAACGGTTAAGTTCACCCGGTACCACATCCAGTTCGCAGTACTGCGCATCCGGAGAACCTTTGGCCAGCGTGCGGACTTCGCTGAACATATTGACCGGATAATAAGAAGCGACGCGAATAAATGCTTTATCGCCCGGGGTTGGCGCACTGTACAACGACACCGAGAAACAGTTACGATCAACAATTGCGGCACCCGGTGGTGCACTGAAGCATTGAGTCATGTCATTCCATGGCCAGCCGGGGGCTTTGTCATGGCTGGCGAAAACCGACGTATCAATGACCAGGTTGCCGTCAATATGCACTACACCTTGTTTTTTTAGTGCTGTGACCATATTGCGTAAGTCCTGGCGCGTCAGGGTGGGATCGCCACCAAAACGTGCGACCAGATCGCCGCGTAGCGTATTACCGCTTATACTCCCTTTGCTTTCCAGCTGCGTATGGAAACGATAATCCGGGCCGAGCTGCAATAAAGCAGCCAGAGCGGTAATCACTTTCATGGTACTGGCTGGCAGCGCCATTTGCTGACTGTGATAATCGATCGTCGGCGTGGTCGCGCCTATTTTCTGCACAACCAGTGCCAGATTGGCGCCATCGGGCAAATATTGGGTATAGTCTTCTACGGGCGCAGCCTGCGCTTGCAGCATAAATGCGCAGGTAAAGCCGGTGACAATTCGTGGAAATCGCATAATCTCGCGGTAACTGACAGGTGATGCTGTCATACTACGTGGCATTGCGGTGGAAAGTAAACGATGACCCCCAGTGAACTCTGGGGTAAAATGCGTATCAAATTGCAAAATAGATCCTGGCCTGGGGCATGCTCCGGGTCAGGCTTCTTTCGTTTCAAATCAGTAGTAAGCGCCGCAGGACGCCTTTCCTGCATGCCATTCGTCAGGACGACGACACTTTAAACAGGATAGATTTTAAGAGGTATTGAGATGAACCAGATTCCGATGACGTTAAAGGGCGCCGAAAAGCTGCGCGAAGAGCTGGAAGAGCTGAAAACCGTTAAACGCCCGAGAATTATTGCCTCAATTGCTGAAGCACGGGAGCACGGCGATTTGAAAGAAAACGCAGAATATCATGCTGCTCGTGAAGAGCAGGGGTTCTGTGAAGGCCGCATTCAGGAAATAGAAGCCAAGCTGTCTAATGCCCAGACAATTGATGTCACCAAAATGGCGAGCAATGCCAATGGTCGGGTTATTTTTGGCTCCACGGTGACCGTGTTGAATGTTGATACTGATGAAGAGTTTACCTACCGTATCGTAGGTGACGATGAAGCGGACTTTAAGCAGAATCTTATTTCAGTTAACTCACCGATGGCGCGTGGCCTGGTGGGTAAAGTTGCGGATGACATTGCCATTATTAAAACTCCAGGTGGCGATGTGGAATACGAAATCCTGAAAGTGGAATATCTTTAAGGTTACAGCTCCTCAAAATAACAGAGGTTTTGTAAAGAAAAGAAAAAGGCCGCAATGCGGCCTTTTATCAGAATCAGGAGCATGGCACTTTCTCCATTCCTGAGCTTAATATGGACAGGTCGGTTCGAAAACCGACTCGCTCATCAGCGCGGAATGGAGATCTTGCGTTCCTTCGTTGGACGGTACAGTACCAGCGTCTTGCCGATAACCTGCACATTGACTGCACGCGTTTCGCGCACGATGGCCTCAACTACCAGGGCTTTCGTCTCACGATCTTCTGTGGCGATTTTCACCTTGATAAGTTCATGGTGCTCCAGTGCTTGTTCGATCTCGGCCAGCACCCCTTCGGTCAAACCATTGTTGCCCAGCATAACTACTGGCTTCAGCGGATGGGCAAGACCTTTGAGGTGCTGTTTTTGTTTGGTACTCAGATTCATCGTATTTTTTACTTACATTGGGATTGAAAACGGGTCATTCTACCGCCATCTCTGGTGTATCACCAAATCGGCAACGCTGATTTGCGCGGTTTATTTATCGCTTACGTTGAATCATAGTTGGAAATTGTATGACTGGTAAAAAGCGTTCGGCCAGTTCCAGCCGCTGGCTACAGGAACACTTTAGCGATAAATATGTGCTTCAGGCACAGAAAAAAGGGCTGCGTTCGCGCGCCTGGTTTAAACTTGATGAAATACAGCAAGGCGACAAACTGTTCAAACCTGGAATGACCGTGGTAGATCTCGGTGCAGCTCCGGGTGGTTGGTCGCAATATGTAGTAACGCAGATTGGGTCAAAGGGTCATGTTATCGCTTGTGATATCCTGCCGATGGATCCTATCGTCGGTGTCGATTTCCTTCAGGGCGATTTTCGTGATGAACTGGTGCTCAAAGCTCTGCTGGAACGCGTAGGTGAGACTAAAGTTCAGGTTGTGATGTCAGATATGGCACCCAATATGACAGGTACCCCTGCTGTAGATATTCCCCGGTCAATGTATTTGTGTGAGCTTGCGTTAGAGATGTGCCGTGACGTTCTGGCACCTGGCGGCAGCTTTTTAGTGAAAGTGTTTCAGGGAGATGGCTTTGAAGAATACCTCCGGGAAATTCGCTCCCTGTTTACGAAAGTGAAAATTCGTAAGCCGGACGCTTCGCGCTCTCGTTCGCGTGAAGTGTACATTGTAGCGACAGGGCGCAAACTATAACCAGAATAACTAGAGTAGCTGTCAGCACCTCAGCGATTCCAAGTATGAAGGATATATAGTACCCTACGCTGTCTGTTAACACCGTTGTAATATGAGGTTAATCCCTTGAGTGACATGGCGAAAAACCTGATTCTCTGGTTAGTCATCGCAGTCGTGCTGATGTCTGTATTCCAGAGCTTTGGGCCCAGCGAGTCGAATGGCCGTCGGGTTGATTATTCAACCTTCCTGTCGGAAGTGAACCAGGATCAGGTCCGCGAGGCACGTATTAACGGGCGTGAAATTAACGTAACCAAAAAAGACAGTAACCGATATACGACCTACATTCCCGTCAACGATCCCAAGTTACTCGATAACCTGTTGACTAAAAATGTGAAAGTTGTTGGTGAACCACCAGAAGAGCCGAGCCTGCTGGCGTCGATCTTTATCTCCTGGTTCCCAATGCTGTTACTTATTGGTGTTTGGATCTTCTTTATGCGTCAGATGCAGGGCGGCGGCGGAAAGGGCGCGATGTCCTTCGGCAAGAGCAAGGCCCGCATGCTGACAGAAGACCAAATCAAAACTACCTTTGCTGACGTTGCTGGTTGTGACGAAGCAAAAGAAGAAGTAAGCGAGCTGGTTGATTACCTGCGAGAACCGAGCCGTTTCCAAAAACTCGGTGGTAAAATCCCGAAAGGCGTCCTGATGGTCGGCCCTCCGGGTACGGGTAAAACATTGCTGGCTAAAGCTATTGCTGGCGAAGCGAAAGTCCCTTTCTTTACCATCTCCGGTTCTGACTTCGTTGAAATGTTTGTTGGTGTGGGTGCATCCCGCGTTCGTGACATGTTTGAACAGGCTAAAAAAGCCGCTCCGTGCATTATCTTCATCGATGAAATTGATGCAGTGGGCCGTCAGCGTGGTGCCGGTTTAGGCGGTGGTCATGACGAACGTGAGCAAACCCTGAACCAGATGCTGGTTGAAATGGATGGCTTCGAAGGTAATGAAGGCATCATCGTGATCGCCGCAACTAACCGTCCTGACGTACTTGACCCGGCGCTGCTGCGTCCAGGTCGTTTTGACCGTCAGGTTGTTGTTGGTCTCCCAGATGTTCGCGGTCGTGAACAGATTCTTAAAGTGCATATGCGTCGTGTGCCGCTGGCAACCGATATCGATGCAGCAATCATTGCTCGTGGTACTCCTGGTTTCTCCGGTGCTGACCTGGCTAACCTGGTCAACGAAGCTGCTCTGTTCGCCGCCCGTGGTAACAAGCGTGTGGTGTCGATGGTTGAGTTCGAAAAAGCCAAAGACAAAATCATGATGGGTGCGGAACGTCGCTCCATGGTGATGACTGAAGCGCAGAAAGAGTCTACCGCTTACCACGAAGCTGGCCATGCAATTATTGGCCGTCTGGTTCCAGAGCACGATCCTGTGCATAAGGTGACGATTATTCCTCGTGGCCGCGCACTGGGTGTGACCTTCTTCCTGCCTGAAGGCGACGCGATCAGCGCCAGCCGCCAGAAGCTGGAAAGTCAGATTTCTACCCTTTACGGTGGTCGCCTGGCTGAAGAGATTATCTACGGTGTTGAACATGTTTCTACCGGCGCGTCTAACGACATCAAAGTCGCGACGTCGATTGCCCGTAACATGGTCACGCAGTGGGGCTTCTCTGAGAAACTCGGCCCGTTGCTCTATGCAGAAGAAGAGGGTGAAGTATTCCTCGGTCGTTCTGTTGCTAAAGCCAAGCATATGTCTGATGAAACAGCACGTATCATCGACCAGGAAGTAAAAGCTCTGGTTGAGACTAACTACAAACGTGCCCGTGTGCTCCTTGGTGAGAACATGGATATCCTGCATGCGATGAAAGACGCGCTGATGAAGTATGAAACCATTGATGCTCCGCAGATCGATGACCTGATGGCGCGTCGTGAAGTACGTCCGCCAGCAGGGTGGGAAGAATCAGGCAGCAGCAACAATTCAGACAATAATGGCACGCCAAAGGCTCCGCGTCCGGTCGATGAACCGCGTACGCCAAACCCAGGCAACACCATGTCAGAGCAGTTAGGCGACAAGTAATTCATTGCGCAGTAAACTGTTTTAACCTGAAACCCCGGCCTGTCCGGGGTTTTTTTATTTCTTAATCACCGGAGGTAATCCGTTATGAAGTTGTACGCCAGAGATTCCGTGCTCGACCTTTCACATCCTCATGTAATGGGGATTTTGAATGTCACCCCTGACTCTTTTTCCGATGGCGGCAAACATAACGAGTTAATCCAGGCACTAACCCACGCCAATGAAATGATTAATGCCGGGGCAACCATTATTGATGTTGGCGGTGAGTCTACCCGACCCGGGGCCGCTGAGGTGAGTATTGAGCAGGAACTGGAGCGGGTTATTCCGGTAGTGGAAGCTATCGCACAGCGTTTTGAGGTCTGGATCTCTGTAGATACCTCGAAACCTGAAGTGATTCGTGAATCGGCCCGTGTTGGTGCCCATATTATCAACGATATCCGCTCCCTTCAGG carries:
- a CDS encoding isochorismatase family protein codes for the protein MAIPKLNSYTLPTAAELPTNKVNWAFEPARAALLIHDMQEYFLNFWGDNSPLIEQVVANIARLRAYCKSQGIPVFYTAQPNEQSAEDRALLNDMWGPGLNKHPDQQKVVAALAPDEDDQVLVKWRYSAFHRSPLESILNETGRDQLIICGVYAHIGCLTTATDAFMRNIKPFMVADALADFSREEHMMSLTYTAGRSGRVVMTETLLPLPQSKAQLRAVVLPLLDEESDDLSDDENLVDYGLDSVRMMALAARWRQVHSDIDFIALAKNPSIDGWWALLSRENA
- the greA gene encoding transcription elongation factor GreA, whose protein sequence is MNQIPMTLKGAEKLREELEELKTVKRPRIIASIAEAREHGDLKENAEYHAAREEQGFCEGRIQEIEAKLSNAQTIDVTKMASNANGRVIFGSTVTVLNVDTDEEFTYRIVGDDEADFKQNLISVNSPMARGLVGKVADDIAIIKTPGGDVEYEILKVEYL
- a CDS encoding isochorismate synthase; this translates as MESLTSESTLQFASQAAASGFFYMSPWRSLAAQGCFTTVTTPAFGGESLQSGFQQEIQQRFLDAKRQGIAHPVLVGAIPFDASQPSSLFIPESSQYFDRKAFLQQMGPPRSELPEIVRRTALPEQEAFMQMVSKAVAATAAQQLDKVVLSRLMEIVTTEQIDIANLMTRLMTQNPGSYNFHVALPEGGSLLGASPELLMRKHDSRYYTHPLAGSARRESDTEKDRLAGQQLMASTKDRYEHKLVTDAMRDVLHPRSAHLALPATPELLTTSTLWHLGTAIEGEVSQKADTALSLACLLHPTPALSGFPHTTAQQLIAELEPFNRGLFGGIVGWCDEHGNGEWVVTIRCGKVNGNRVRLFAGAGIVPASSPESEWRETGVKLNTMLRAFGLN
- a CDS encoding (2,3-dihydroxybenzoyl)adenylate synthase, coding for MTISYSRWPDDLAAKYRAKGYWLDLPLTDILYRHADSSAIAVIDGARRFRYHDLDQQSDRLAASLQRRGLKSGDTALVQLGNVAEFYVTFFALLKIGVAPVNALFSHQRNELSAYALQIQPALLIADRQHSLFSNDDYLHQLQQEIPALKVVALHNENSVTLSLSGLIDADATGFIASPSAADEVAFFQLSGGSTGTPKLIPRTHNDYYYSIRGSVEICEFNPHTRYLNALPAAHNYAMSSPGSLGVFYAGGCVVMANDPSANLCFPLIEQHQVNVAALVPPAVSLWLQAIQEWGSNRALASLELLQVGGAKLSESLAARIQTEIGCQLQQVFGMAEGLVNYTRLDDDQQHILTTQGCPISEDDEVWVADENGNPLPAGETGRLMTRGPYTFRGYYNSPEHNAASFDEEGFYCSGDLIAIAADGYITVQGREKDQINRGGEKIAAEEIENLLLRHDEVIHAALVSMEDSLMGEKSCAFIVARRALKPVVLRRHLRELGVAEFKLPDRIECVDELPLTPVGKVDKKRLRQQLATQQNG
- the pmrB gene encoding two-component system sensor histidine kinase PmrB — encoded protein: MNSMRRRLMIMLALILMSCQLMSAFWLWHESREQISFLVNETLSAHARNEQVENEIREAIASLLLPSLVMVGFTLLLSFWAISWIIRPLRALQTSLVTRSADNLSPLPLYSEMDEIVAVTGALNQLLGRLDHTLQQERLFTADAAHELRTPLAGLRLHLELLEQEGVKQGPMLVERIDQLMHVIEQLLMLSRAGQALASGHYQTLNWHDIIDPLRQEMDELLALRQQQLIVTSTTVRTVQGDAVLLRLMLRNLLENASRYSPEGSTITLLLEDDKDGSRATVRDEGTGIDAAAVNDAIKAFRRMDQRYGGSGLGLNIVQRIVQIHHGELSLTNRSDRSGLNASCWLPENLG
- the ftsH gene encoding ATP-dependent zinc metalloprotease FtsH translates to MAKNLILWLVIAVVLMSVFQSFGPSESNGRRVDYSTFLSEVNQDQVREARINGREINVTKKDSNRYTTYIPVNDPKLLDNLLTKNVKVVGEPPEEPSLLASIFISWFPMLLLIGVWIFFMRQMQGGGGKGAMSFGKSKARMLTEDQIKTTFADVAGCDEAKEEVSELVDYLREPSRFQKLGGKIPKGVLMVGPPGTGKTLLAKAIAGEAKVPFFTISGSDFVEMFVGVGASRVRDMFEQAKKAAPCIIFIDEIDAVGRQRGAGLGGGHDEREQTLNQMLVEMDGFEGNEGIIVIAATNRPDVLDPALLRPGRFDRQVVVGLPDVRGREQILKVHMRRVPLATDIDAAIIARGTPGFSGADLANLVNEAALFAARGNKRVVSMVEFEKAKDKIMMGAERRSMVMTEAQKESTAYHEAGHAIIGRLVPEHDPVHKVTIIPRGRALGVTFFLPEGDAISASRQKLESQISTLYGGRLAEEIIYGVEHVSTGASNDIKVATSIARNMVTQWGFSEKLGPLLYAEEEGEVFLGRSVAKAKHMSDETARIIDQEVKALVETNYKRARVLLGENMDILHAMKDALMKYETIDAPQIDDLMARREVRPPAGWEESGSSNNSDNNGTPKAPRPVDEPRTPNPGNTMSEQLGDK
- the yhbY gene encoding ribosome assembly RNA-binding protein YhbY, giving the protein MNLSTKQKQHLKGLAHPLKPVVMLGNNGLTEGVLAEIEQALEHHELIKVKIATEDRETKALVVEAIVRETRAVNVQVIGKTLVLYRPTKERKISIPR
- the pmrA gene encoding two-component system response regulator PmrA; this translates as MKILIVEDDTLLQQGLALALTGEGYAVDCAASAAQATAYVNSGQYSLIVLDLGLPDRDGADLLRQWRKEQIDLPVLILTARDALSDRVDGLDAGADDYLIKPFALVELKARVRALIRRYQGKSDNLLQHGDIALNLSSQQVVVDALPVEVTPKEFSLLTRLLMRIGQTVHRETLQQDLYSWQDDTGSNTLEVHIHNLRRKLGKDRIKTVRGVGYRLEERK
- the rlmE gene encoding 23S rRNA (uridine(2552)-2'-O)-methyltransferase RlmE produces the protein MTGKKRSASSSRWLQEHFSDKYVLQAQKKGLRSRAWFKLDEIQQGDKLFKPGMTVVDLGAAPGGWSQYVVTQIGSKGHVIACDILPMDPIVGVDFLQGDFRDELVLKALLERVGETKVQVVMSDMAPNMTGTPAVDIPRSMYLCELALEMCRDVLAPGGSFLVKVFQGDGFEEYLREIRSLFTKVKIRKPDASRSRSREVYIVATGRKL
- the dacB gene encoding serine-type D-Ala-D-Ala carboxypeptidase, with translation MRFPRIVTGFTCAFMLQAQAAPVEDYTQYLPDGANLALVVQKIGATTPTIDYHSQQMALPASTMKVITALAALLQLGPDYRFHTQLESKGSISGNTLRGDLVARFGGDPTLTRQDLRNMVTALKKQGVVHIDGNLVIDTSVFASHDKAPGWPWNDMTQCFSAPPGAAIVDRNCFSVSLYSAPTPGDKAFIRVASYYPVNMFSEVRTLAKGSPDAQYCELDVVPGELNRFTLTGCLTQRSEPLPLAFAIQDGASYAGAILKAELQNAGIDYTGHLVRQTQVTQPGTVLAEAQSAPLHDLLKIMLKKSDNMIADTVFRTIGHERFGVPGTWRAGSDAVRQILRQKANIDLGNSIQVDGSGLSRHDLISPATMMQVLQYIAQNDEQLNYISMLPLAGYDGTLRYRGGLHEAGVDGKVSAKTGSLQGVYNLAGFMTTASGKRVAFVQFLSGYAVPPEDQRQRRIPLVRFESRLYKDVYQNN